The Thunnus thynnus chromosome 2, fThuThy2.1, whole genome shotgun sequence genome includes a region encoding these proteins:
- the lrrc74b gene encoding leucine-rich repeat-containing protein 74B — MQCCDFTHSFNSLPIALDLKTNKGEIRVYFLHQDKNNITLLSWIHGIEAMVHGKKLAKETLLPSVLEDDDAETENEKLQLGEQRANLTEVDMRGLKDQRRSPDGNVLDGGEKEVEEEEETEEEELGREECVISDEDYDTDLELGDKEEAYDPTGQTSYVEACEMLQVVPASYFLQHMQNSELSMMHRGLGPQGTKALAVPLVTNTSILRLNLRDNWMEGMGGAAIAEMLKENCYITEVDLSDNRLGDYGAKAIAGMLKENSTLVSLNLSGNHFTDQAAEHLSPALITNTKLRCLDLSYNALGERAGRILGESVSENTGLRSLSLAWNCIRGRGAAMLANGLGGNIFLRSVDLSYNGFGKDGAIALGQALKENNTLEELNVSNNRIPPDGAIRLATGLKVNKTIKSLNMGRNPIQNAGCYGILKSVQENPDSAMEELNFSDITVNQDFEDLYSTVKEIFPALTVNHGGRIGTFRKAKA; from the exons ATGCAGTGCTGTGATTTCACTCACAGCTTTAATAGTCTACCAATCGCCTTGGATTTGAAAACTAACAAAGGCGAAATTAGAGTGTACTTTCTGCATCAAGACAAGAACAATATCACATTACTCAGCTGGATACATGGTATTGAAGCAATGGTTCATGGGAAGAAGTTGGCCAAGGAGACGCTGCTGCCTTCTGTGCTGGAAGACGATGAcgcagagacagaaaatgagaagctgcagctggGGGAG CAAAGAGCAAACCTGACAGAGGTTGACATGCGTGGGCTAAAGGACCAACGCCGCAGCCCTGACGGGAACGTGCTAGACGGAGGTGAAAAAGAGgttgaagaggaggaagagaccgaagaggaggagctgggaaGAGAGGAGTGTGTGATCTCTGATGAAGACTATGACACAGATTTGGAGCTCGGAG ATAAGGAGGAGGCATATGACCCCACAGGGCAGACGAGCTACGTGGAGGCGTGTGAAATGTTACAGGTGGTGCCTGCCTCTTACTTCCTGCAGCACATGCAAAACAGCGAGTTGTCCATGATGCATCGAGGTCTGGGGCCTCAG ggcACCAAAGCACTGGCGGTTCCCCTGGTAACCAACACTTCAATACTGAGGCTGAATCTGCGAGATAATTGGATGGAAGGAATGGGCGGAGCTGCTATCGCTGAGATGTTAAAGGAAAATTGTTACATTACAG AGGTGGACCTATCAGACAACAGGCTTGGGGATTATGGCGCCAAAGCCATAGCCGGGATGCTTAAGGAGAACAGCACCCTGGTTAGCCTCAACCTATCAGGAAATCATTTCACAGACCAGGCTGCTGAGCACCTCAGTCCAGCCCTCATCACCAACACCAAGCTACGGTGTCTCGACCTCAGCTACAACGCTCTGGGAGAGCGTGCAG GGCGAATCCTCGGGGAGTCTGTGTCAGAAAACACAGGGTTGCGATCATTAAGTCTGGCCTGGAACTGCATTCGAGGTAGAGGAGCTGCGATGTTGGCCAACGGTCTCGGG ggaAACATTTTCCTTAGAAGTGTGGATCTTTCATATAACGGCTTTGGGAAAGATGGAGCCATTGCTTTAGGACAGGCTCTTAAAGAGAACAATACTTTGGAGGAGTTGAATGTGAG TAACAATCGAATACCCCCTGATGGAGCCATCCGCCTCGCCACGGGCCTCAAAGTAAACAAGACAATCAAATCCCTGAAT ATGGGTAGGAACCCTATCCAGAATGCTGGGTGCTACGGGATCCTCAAGTCTGTACAGGAAAACCCAGATTCAGCCATGGAGGAATTAAACTTTTCT GACATCACAGTGAACCAGGATTTTGAAGACTTGTATTCGACGGTGAAAGAAATATTCCCCGCACTTACAGTAAATCACGGGGGCAGAATTGGCACATTCAGAAAAGCAAAAGCCTGA